The region CAAAATATGCAATGAAAATTGAAAGTAAAAGACCAGAAATAAATGCTCTTCTTGTAAAGAATTTATCCACATTTACCTCCTGAGTAAGTATTCAAGCCCAATTCATACTTAAGTAGCAAGTAGAGATTCTTTATAGGGTCCATCCTATCCAAACTATTGTCTTTTTTAAACAGAGAAGAGGTAAGATTAAAAATTTATTTCTTTATTACATTTTCTGATGAAAAAACTTTCTCTGCATTCCTAAACAATATTTTCTCTTTTTCTTCATCCGTAATTTTAGCAAATTTTACTTTATATATTGAACCAGATGGTTCATTTATTGCATTACCCGTTCCTAATAGAATCTGGTTAGGAATTTCTTTTACTAATTTTTCTATTACTCCTGCAACTAATATATCAGAAATTTCTATAAATAGGTTTTTACATTTTTTAAATGAAGGAATAAGAAGATTGTTTACCTCTGAAAATAATTGAGTGTCATAACCACATATAACTATTTTCTGTGAAGAGTATTGTTCTGCAAAATTTATAATTTCTGAAATAGGATAAATAGGGGGGGAAAATCCCATTTTGTTTGCAATTGAGCAGAAATTATAACAAACTTCAACTGTTATATAAAGAGGTATATTTTCTTCTTTAAATAAATCCATAAAGGGGTTAAGGAAAACAATATCTTTTAAAGAATAATTATGAAGAGAAGGAGAGATTCTTGCAATTTTAAAAGGATATTTATCAAAATATTCCATTGTTTCTTTTAATCCCCAGATAGGATTAATACAAGCAACAGGAATAAACCTATTAAGATAGGGAAAAATTTCTTTAATGAGCCAGAGATTACCTTCTTTAGTATCAGTTACCAATGCAACAGTTGAAGTAACAACAGAAATATCAATTTTATTTTTGTCCATAATTTTAAGAAATTCTTCTACCTTTGTTATCCCTTTTGTCCTTAATCCCCATCTTCCAAGATAACTATTTGAATCAATAATCATAATTTGAGAGTCCTTTTTATATTTAAACCTAAAATTTTCTTTTTGCTTTCTTCTGAAAGTTTAGAATTTTTAATAATCCCTAAATTAATTGCTGGATTAACAAGAACAAAATCACTTCCAAAAATTACTCTTTCATCTCCTACATTAGAGACCGCCTCTTCAAGAAATCCTTGCTCAAAAATAGTTCCTGATAGGCAGAGTATAATATTTTTTTGTTCTTTAGCAAACCGACTCATCTGTTTCCATTTTGTATTTCCTATATGAGCAAAAATAAAAGTTGCTTCTGGATATTTTTGAGAAATAAATTTAGCTTCTTCTATACTATCTTCCCCTGTATGTAAGAAAAGAGGGATATTTAATTCTATTGCTTTCTCCACTATGGGAAAAGTTAAAGGGTCATTATAAGGTATTTGAGAAAGGTCACAGTGAAGTTTGATACCTTTCATTCCTTCTTTAATACATTTGTCTAACTCTTCAATAGATTCTTTTCCAAATAGGGGATTTAAAGTAGAAAAGCCAATAATACGCGAAGGATATTTTTTCATAAGTTTTAATACCCTGTTATTTCCTAAAGAAACATCTGTCAGAAGATAAAATGGACAACAAACCATTGCCATATCAATACCAAATTGGTCTAATGCAGATATATATTCTTCTTCTGAAATTCTAATTCCTTTCATCTCATAGGTATTCCAGCAAGTATGAGCATCAATAATCATTTTTTAATTCTCCATTAATTTTAATGTTTGGTTTAAAATTATATCATAACTTTCTTCTCCCAGCATTGCTACTGAAACTTCATAACCACCTTCTTTATAACTTTCTTTTGTAGGTATATACAACAAATCGTCATTCGTAAGGTAAAGAATATATGTATCAGAAAAAGGTGCCTTTTTCTTTATTTCAAGTCCTAATTCTACAAATGCTTCTCCTGGGATGCCAATAAAAACCAAATTATTAACAGAAAAAGTTATAATTTCTGAAATAATTGTTTTTTTATTTCTAAACCTTCTATTCATATCCCATCGCTTAACTATTTCCTCACGAATGGGAAGTTCAACAAAACTTTTTGCTACTTTTAATTTTACATCTGAAGTAAATTTAATATTTTTTAATACTCTTTTTACCTCTATTGCTAAATTTTCCCCTAATTCTCCCATTCTTTGAAATCCTTCTAAAGCCCTAATAGGTCCAATATTCCCACACGCACCATTTGAGAAAAAAGCAACCCCTCCAATGTCTTCCTCTATCAATCTTTTTGCTACTCCTGGATAGTCAGCAGAAATAGAAAGGTTATCTATTGGTAGACATATTGGGTGGCATGTATAATTAAAAAAAGTTGCTATTGGTTTTGAATTCATATCTTCAATACAAATTACACCTACTTCATCATCTACTGGCCCTTTTGCATATTTAAGTAATTGAGGTTCATCATAAAGATAATGATGACTTCCATCTGGTAAGTTAATTCTACGATTTACACTCTCTTTAATTGCTCCTCTCCCCATACCAATTTTTGCTTCTTTCATATTTCTCAATGCAATACAAATACCATTAGCAATTTTCTTGCAAAGTTGGTAAATATAAGAAATATCTTTTTCAGGATAAGGAAGAATAAACCTGGTATTTGGTCCATAGTGGGTATGAGATGCAGTAATTAAAAAATTCTCTAAATTAATTTTCCCCTTAACAAGTTCTTTTATTTTTTCTGTAATTTCTATATCTATTCCTATTAAATCCGCAGTAACTATAGCGAATTTTTCTTTTCCATCATCAAGAATCAATATATTGGCATATAAATTATCATGTATACTTTTTGCTATATGTCCTCTTCCCATACCTGCCATTTCACAACCAATTGAAGGTGTAATATCTACTTTGGAAACACCACATCTAAAATTTTTTCCCATTTATTATCTCATCTATTTGTATCTCCTTAGCAATTTTCCTTTCATCTGCTTTTTTCATAAAAACCTCCCTAAAATTATTTCATCAACACCAACAAAAAAATGGTCTCTTCTATATCCTTCTGGAATAAATCCATTTTTTATATAATAAATTAAAGCCCTTTTATTATGTGCAGATACGCATGTGGATATTTTCCTCTGTTTTTTACTTGCCCAAAACTCTTCTGCTTTTTTCATCAAAATTTTTCCAACACCCTTACTGAAATACTCTGGTTCAACTCCCACTATTTCAAGAGAACCCAACCCATTTTTTCCCGCTGTTACACTTATATAACCAACAATCTTTTTATTATCTTCTACAACAAAAGAAATTCTCTCTGAAAATGCATCTTTAAAATTAGATTTTTTCTCAAAAACAGAAGGGGAAAATTCATTGAAGTTTTCTAATTTATCTCCTAAAAATGACTTAAATGCTTTTATCATTAATTCAGAAACTTGTTTTGCATCTCCCTTTTTAAATTTTCTGCATCTCATTTTTCTCATCTCCTCTCTTAATAAATCTGTTAAGATTTTTTATATTTATATTTTTCTTAATTTTTTAATATCTTTTTTATATCGGAAAGGATTTCTTCTCTCGCTTCCTTTATATATTCTAAACTTGCTTCTTTTGCGGTTTTTGAATACCATTTACTTTCATCAAATTTTTTCATATCAACTCCATCAGGACAAAAGGTAAGCATCAAAGATGTTTCTTGTTTGCCTGCATGGTCAATTGGAAATTTTTTTTGTATTTCCTCTGTAATAAAAGGATGAATTTTTATCCAGTTAAATGGATCCTGCCCTTTCTCCTGTTGTGTGTAATAATCTTTTGAACTTTCTTTTCCCCACCAGCCCTCTCCTAAATTTGCCTCTATAAACTCAAAAATTGACTGTCTTGCTGCAAATTTAAATGCGAGGTCTGTTGGCATACCTTGAACAAAATTTTC is a window of bacterium DNA encoding:
- a CDS encoding amidohydrolase family protein, with the translated sequence MIIDAHTCWNTYEMKGIRISEEEYISALDQFGIDMAMVCCPFYLLTDVSLGNNRVLKLMKKYPSRIIGFSTLNPLFGKESIEELDKCIKEGMKGIKLHCDLSQIPYNDPLTFPIVEKAIELNIPLFLHTGEDSIEEAKFISQKYPEATFIFAHIGNTKWKQMSRFAKEQKNIILCLSGTIFEQGFLEEAVSNVGDERVIFGSDFVLVNPAINLGIIKNSKLSEESKKKILGLNIKRTLKL
- a CDS encoding neutral/alkaline non-lysosomal ceramidase N-terminal domain-containing protein; this translates as MGKNFRCGVSKVDITPSIGCEMAGMGRGHIAKSIHDNLYANILILDDGKEKFAIVTADLIGIDIEITEKIKELVKGKINLENFLITASHTHYGPNTRFILPYPEKDISYIYQLCKKIANGICIALRNMKEAKIGMGRGAIKESVNRRINLPDGSHHYLYDEPQLLKYAKGPVDDEVGVICIEDMNSKPIATFFNYTCHPICLPIDNLSISADYPGVAKRLIEEDIGGVAFFSNGACGNIGPIRALEGFQRMGELGENLAIEVKRVLKNIKFTSDVKLKVAKSFVELPIREEIVKRWDMNRRFRNKKTIISEIITFSVNNLVFIGIPGEAFVELGLEIKKKAPFSDTYILYLTNDDLLYIPTKESYKEGGYEVSVAMLGEESYDIILNQTLKLMEN
- a CDS encoding GNAT family N-acetyltransferase, with translation MRCRKFKKGDAKQVSELMIKAFKSFLGDKLENFNEFSPSVFEKKSNFKDAFSERISFVVEDNKKIVGYISVTAGKNGLGSLEIVGVEPEYFSKGVGKILMKKAEEFWASKKQRKISTCVSAHNKRALIYYIKNGFIPEGYRRDHFFVGVDEIILGRFL
- a CDS encoding creatininase family protein, producing MKYEMMFPDQIRKAIKDNTPVVLPVGVIEYHSEHLVVGVDTLLIIRALEIIEKEMDVVILPPFYYGAASYGVEPPENNGTIHIPGPSLFPFAKGLFNGLLRIGFRNIHIFIHHQSENFVQGMPTDLAFKFAARQSIFEFIEANLGEGWWGKESSKDYYTQQEKGQDPFNWIKIHPFITEEIQKKFPIDHAGKQETSLMLTFCPDGVDMKKFDESKWYSKTAKEASLEYIKEAREEILSDIKKILKN